A genomic window from Colletotrichum destructivum chromosome 7, complete sequence includes:
- a CDS encoding Putative hem peroxidase, peroxidase, active, heme-binding peroxidase Ccp1 produces MRVSILTAALAATPVLAHPGMKNTFAEIRARQGKSNSGNSVRSTEILGDLIDLGESKLSGVGKLVKQLLTGSGSPESDEIYSSGQAASRSVRRRDYGYGGGGGGGGGGGSPPAGGGGSPPAGGKPPAGGASPPPPGGKPPAAAAPPPSGTKPSGGAPPPAGGASPPPPGGKPPGGGPPSPPGGGSCPPKDTPACAADTCCIWKYIGDDLQTAFKGESGRCTDLARAAIRLGFHDAGGWSKGTGKLGGADGSIILAAEEMQRVENKGLEEIVEQTKAWFSKYQQYGITMADLIQFSANTATVVCPLGPRVRTFVGRKDSSVPAPRDLLPDVAGTADYLIELFGNKTISSYGLISLIGAHTTSQQRFVDTARAGDPQDSTPGVWDVKFYSETLGNAPARVFKFASDIVLSKDSRTSAQFKAFAGPGGQSAWNEGYAREYVRLSLLGVYNINDLTECTKALPARWAASDFSAPDQGNVDEWLTTKGPVADIPDELRKGKPIGPPPPPGNPGGPKAKGNSPSGPGAPKGDSPGGNGYLSSGPGAPKGDSPAGPGTPKGNTPAGSGYSPSGPGAPKGNSPAGSGAPTGNSPSGNGYSPSGPGAPKGDSPSGNGYAPGGPGAPKGESPAGPGAPKGNSPGGNGYSPGGPGTPKGDSPASPEAPKGNSPAGNGYSPSGPGAPKGNSPGGGNGNSPNGAGAPKGGSPSGSGGYSAGGSGASKGNTGGGGGSSY; encoded by the exons ATGCGCGTGTCCATCCTtaccgccgccctcgcggccaCGCCCGTTCTCGCCCACCCCGGCATGAAGAACACCTTCGCCGAGATCCGTGCTCGACAGGGCAAGTCCAACAGCGGTAATAGCGTCCGATCGACCGagatcctcggcgacctgatTGACCTCGGCGAGTCGAAGCTCTCGGGCGTgggcaagctcgtcaagCAACTTTTGACCGGCTCTGGAAGCCCGGAAAGCGACGagatctactcgagcggcCAGGCCGCATCTAGGTCTGTTCGTCGCAGAGACTACGGCtacggtggtggtggcggcggcggcggcggcggcggctctcCCCCGGCCGGAGGTGGTGGATCCCCTCCTGCCGGAGGCAAACCCCCTGCCGGCGGtgcttccccccctcctcccggaGGCAAGCCACCCGCAGccgctgctcctcctccatcaggAACCAAACCGTCCGGCGGCGCTCCTCCACCCGCAGGAGGTGCTTCTCCACCTCCCCCCGGAGGCAAGCCTCCTGGTGGTggccccccctctccccctggAGGTGGATCATGCCCGCCCAAGGATACTcccgcctgcgccgccgaCACTTGTTGCATCTGGAAGTACATTGGCGATGATCTCCAAACGGCCTTCAAGGGCGAGTCGGGCCGCTGCaccgacctcgcccgcgccgccatccggcTCGGCTtccacgacgccggcggctggTCCAAAGGAACCggcaagctgggcggcgccgacggctccatcatcctcgccgcggAAGAGATGCAGCGCGTCGAGAAcaagggcctcgaggagatcGTCGAGCAGACCAAAGCCTGGTTCAGCAAGTACCAGCAGTACGGAATCACCATGGCCGACCTCATCCAGTTCTCCGCCAACACGGCCACCGTAGTCTGCCCGCTAGGCCCCCGCGTCCGCACCTTTGTCGGCCGGAAGGATTCGTCCGTTCCTGCGCCCCGCGATCTTCTCCCCGATGTCGCCGGCACGGCCGACTATCTCATCGAGCTCTTCGGCAACAAGACCATCAGCTCGTACGGTCTCATCTCGCTCATCGGCGCCCACACGACCAGCCAGCAGCGCTTTGTCGACACGGCGCGTGCCGGCGACCCCCAGGACAGCACCCCTGGCGTGTGGGATGTCAAGTTCTACTCCGAGACGCTCGGCAACGCCCCGGCGCGCGTCTTCAAGTTCGCCAGCGACATCGTCCTCTCAAAGGACTCCCGGACCAGCGCCCAGTTCAAGGCTTTCGCCGGCCCCGGTGGACAGTCTGCCTGGAACGAG GGCTACGCCCGCGAGTATGTccgtctttctctcctcgGTGTCTACAACATCAACGACTTGACCGAGTGCACCAAGGCCCTGCCCGCCCGCTGGGCCGCCAGCGACTTCAGCGCTCCTGACCAGGGCAACGTCGACGAGTGGCTCACCACCAAGGGCCCGGTTGCCGATATTCCCGACGAGCTGAGGAAGGGTAAACCCAtcggcccccctccccctcccggTAACCCCGGAGGCCCCAAGGCCAAGGGTAACTCTCCCAGCGGCCCTGGCGCTCCGAAAGGTGACAGCCCTGGTGGGAATGGATACCTGTCCAGCGGTCCCGGAGCTCCGAAGGGCGACTCTCCCGCCGGTCCCGGGACACCTAAGGGTAACACTCCTGCTGGGAGCGGATACTCCCCTAGTGGTCCTGGGGCGCCGAAGGGAAACTCTCCCGCCGGGTCCGGTGCGCCGACTGGCAACTCTCCTAGTGGCAACGGCTACTCTCCTAGCGGACCTGGAGCGCCGAAGGGTGACAGCCCTTCCGGGAATGGATATGCTCCCGGTGGTCCCGGGGCACCCAAGGGAGAGTCTCCCGCCGGTCCCGGGGCACCCAAGGGCAACTCCCCTGGTGGCAACGGATACTCCCCTGGTGGTCCCGGAACACCCAAGGGCGACTCTCCTGCCAGTCCAGAGGCACCTAAGGGCAACTCCCCTGCCGGGAATGGATACTCCCCCAGTGGTCCTGGGGCGCCGAAAGGCAACTCccctggcggcggcaacggcaactcCCCGAATGGCGCCGGAGCACCAAAGGGCGGCTCTCCCAGCGGATCGGGGGGCTACTCTGCCGGCGGCTCCGGGGCATCAAAGGGCAACACaggagggggaggcggcTCTAGCTATTAA